In Gimesia panareensis, the genomic window CGCAGCCGGAGGGCGGCCCAGAGTGGCTCCCCGCGAGTGTCTCGAAGGAATCCTTTGGGTATTAAGGACCGGTGCCCGATGGAAAGATTTACCAACATTTTTACCATCTCCCAGCACTTGCTGGCGTCGTTTCAAGGAATGGACCGAAGACGGTGTCTTCCTGGAAGCATGGCAGCGATTGCTCGAACATTTCGACCGACGGAAGCTGGTAGTCTGGTCGGAAGCATTCGGGGATGGCACATTCTGCCCCGCAAAAAAAGGGGCGCCGATGTCGGAAAGACAAAACGGGGAAAGGGAACCAAGCTTATGCTGCTGGTCGACGGAAACGGACTCCCTCTCGCTCTGGATCGTTCCAGTGCCTCTCCGGCAGAGGTGAAGCTGATTGAATCCCTGCTGGACCAGCGCGTTTTGCCACGTGACCCCGATCGCCTGATTTATGATCGTGCGGCCGACAGCGATCCCCTGCGCACAGAGCTGGCAGAACGGCAGATAGAACTGGTCTGTCCGCATCGCAAGAACCGTGTGAAACCAGCGACGCAAGATGGGCGTGCTCTGCGACGATATCGACGCCGCTGGAAAGTCGAACGCACCTTCAGTTGGCTGTTCAACTTTCGTCGTCTGGTAATACGGTATGAACGATACAGTCATTTGTTTTTAGGATTCGCACAACTCGCGTGCGTGTTCACATTACTTAATAAGTTATGAAACCACTTCTAGCCATGTTAGAGGAATTTCTTCACAACTTTGTGCATAACCTGTTTAAGCCGCTACTCCTCTTCTTTTACATGGGCTTCATGATTCCCATACTCAAAGTCCCCTTTGAGTTTCCTAAAGCCGTCTACCAGGGTTTGACACTCTACCTGCTGATCGCCATCGGCTGGCACGGTGGTGAAGAGCTGGCGTCTCTCTCGCTGGCCGAATTCGGTCAGGCTCTGGGATTCATGATCATTGGCTTTTTCGCAAACCTTTGTATCGGAATCTTCGCCTACTTCATTCTACAACGGACCACGAAACTGCGACAGATCGATTCCGCCACGGTCGCCGGCTTTTACGGCTCTGACTCGGCTGGTACGTTCGTAACCTGCCTGGGTGTCATCACCGCTGCCAATATTGCTTACGCAGCCTACATGCCCGTGATGCTGGCCGTCATGGAAATTCCCGGCTGTCTGGTCGCACTCTATCTCGTCTCCCGTTTGCGGCAGAAAGGGATGGACCCTCATGGAAACATGCCTGGTGAACTCAACTATCAGTCAGCACATTCCACACCAGTCCTGGCCGGAGCCGATGGAGAGGAAATTTCCATCGACAGCGAAGGCGAGCCTGTGAGCCAGCCTTCCTCAGGTAGCTCTCCCGCTCAAACCAGAACCGCTGTTGCAGCACAAACAGAAACCAGACGCGAACTGGCTGCCGAACTGGAAGTGGAAGAAGAAAAGAAACCGATCTTCAGCAAGGAACTGCTACACGAAGTCTTCCTGAACCCCGGGCTCTACCTCCTGTTCGGCGGGATTGTCATCGGTTTCCTCGGTCGACTGCAGGGGAAAGCGGTCACCAGCGTAGATGATACGCTGTTCGTGAATATCTTCCACGGTATGCTCTGTCTGTTCCTGCTGGAAATGGGCATCACGGCCTGCCGTCGTCTGAAGGACCTCAAAACAGCCGGCTGGCGATTCATTGCCTTCGGGATTCTCGGACCCAACCTGTTTGCAGTCATTGGGATCCTGCTGGCACACGCTTACAGCATGATGCTCGGCGAGCCCTTTGACCTGGGAACCTACGCTCTGTTCTCGGTACTCTGTGCAGCTGCCTCCTACATCGCAGTACCTGCCGTTCAGAGACTGGCCATTCCCGAAGCCAGCCCGACTCTGCCACTGGCAGCTTCGCTCGGTCTGACCTTCACCTACAACGTGACAATCGGGATTCCCGTTTACATGCTGATCGCTCAGCTGGTCATGAATACATTCCCTGTGGGATAAACAGAGTTCGCTCTGGCGGGAACCGGGGTTTTCGCCAGAGCATTTGAGAAACAGAAGGATCTCGCCAGTAACTGGCACTATTAGAAAATCGATCAGACTTGAGTTCGCCCCTCACAGGAATCAGAGACATGACCACCACTGAATTAACCAAAGTAATCGTCGTCACCGAAACCCATTTCGAACAGGAACTCCTGAATGAGTTTCGCTCCCTGGGAATTAAAGGTTTCACCTGTATGAACTGCTGGGGACAGGGACATCATCAGGTCTACGACGAACCCTTTATCGGACACTCACAGACCCGGATTGAAATCATCACCACCGAAGCCATCGCTGAATCGATCGTTGACTTCTGTCGGCAACCACGCTTTGAAACACATGCGATTGCCGCCTATATGGAATCAGTGCGGGTACGAGACCCCAATAAATTTATTGCCTGATTCAGGCGCGAAAATTCCTTTCTCAACGGAATAATTCGTAGCTTGCCAGTCACCTTCTCGTGCGCTTACTTTGGCGGGTAGCTAGCATGATGGGTGACTGGCAACTGCGTGTTTCGCCTCTCTGAGCTATCTCCCTTCACGCTGACTGCCACTCCAGACCCGGCCGCAGATTCAAAGCCTTTCTCCAACCCGTGCTGGACAGAACCGACATCACATGTTAGCATATTGATGCGTTCAGGCTGCGCCCCACTGGCAAGTCACACTCAACGCGAATCTGGTTGCGCTGCAGATCACAAGAGGTCTCTTTCCAGACCTGAAGTTCAGAACGAGGAACGGGTTATGCATCGGCGTCAATTTATGGTAGCTTCCGGTCTCGGCTTTGCCGGGATGACGTTCGGCTCTCCCACACCCGCCGTTTCCGCTCCCCTGGCCCAGACGCCTCCCGGCAGGAAATCCGCCAAATCGACCATTCTGTTCTTCCTCTGCGGCGGTGCCTCTCACATGGATCTCTGGGATCTGAAACCCGAAGCGCCACTGGAATACCGCGGCCCGTTCCAGCCCATCCAGACCTCGGCTCCAGGAGTCCGCCTCTCCGAACACCTGCCAATGCTGGCGAAACAGGCGCATCATCTGGCGCTGGTCAACTCGGTCGGCGGCACCGTCAATACGAACGACCATCACGCCGGCTATTACTACAACCTCACCGGACATGTTCCCGACCAGAGCTTCGTCACCAAAGGCAACAACCGCACGCCACAACCCGACGACTGGCCCTACATGGGATCGGTGGTCGCCTCCAGGCGTCCCGCGCACCCGAACCTCCCCAACGCCGTCTCGCTGCCGCACATGCCCAGCCGCGCCCCGTACACCCGCCCGGGACAGTTCGCCGCCCGCCTCGGAGTCGAACACGACCCGATGTATATCCACGGCACGCGCGAGGAACCACTCAAGCTCCGCGGACCCGCGCTCTCGCTGGAAGGAGGCATCACCGCCGACCGGCTCACCGATCGGATTTCCCTGCTCGAACAACTCGATACCGCTCGACGCCAGTTTGATGACTTCGCCAGTATCTCGGCTATGAACCAGCATCAGGAACGCGCCTTGTCGCTGCTCATGTCAGCTCAGTCCACGTCCGCCTTCGATGTGCAGCAGGAGTCACCCGCCACACTCGATCGTTACGGCAAAACCATCAACGGCATGAGCCTGCTGGTCGCGCGACGACTCGTCGAAGTCGGAGTCCCCTTCGTGACCGTCTTCTGGAAAGGGGACCTCAACAAACTCGGTAAGAAATGCAAAAGTGCCGGCAGCTGGGACACACACGGGAATAATTTCCAATGCCTCAAAGAAGACCTGCTGCCCGAATTCGACCGCGCCTATTCCGCACTGATTGAAGACCTGGCCGACCGTGGACTGATCGACGACACCCTGGTTCTGGTCACCAGCGAAATGGGCCGCAAACCCAAAATCGGCGATCCCCGTTCCGGCGGCAAGACCGGCGCGGGCCGCGATCACTGGACGCACTGCCTCACCGACGTTCTCGCAGGCGGCGGCATCCAGGGGGGACAGACCTACGGTGCCAGCGATAAGCGTGGAGAATTTCCGCATGAAAAACCGGTCACTCCCGCCGACATCACCCACACGGTCTACCACGCGATGGGCATCCACGACCTGACCGCCTACGACAAACTGGGGCGGCTCTATTTCCTCCTGGAAAAATCAAAACCCCTCACTGAACTCTTCTGAGACCACCATCGTCCGCAGTTCAGACACCTCTTTGCATCCCCGGAATGTTCTGTTAAAGTCCCGCCCGGCAGTCGATTTACGATTGTCCTGTGGAGCGCAGCTTACCTGTCCTCCCCTGAATGTGGTTTATTTCAATATCCCCAACGCGAATGCAGGCCTGTCCAGTGAACTGATATCTGTCGGAATATCCCCTGAAAATTGATCTTCAGATGGGTACAAAATTCGCTTCATGTCTATGATCAGTGTGTAACTGGTGCCGAAACACCTGTTCTGAAGCAGGGAAGCATTGTTCTTGCGCACATCCTGCAAAATTATCAGGCACGCCTGCCTCTGCCTGAGTGGAAAAGAGTTAATTGAGTCTATGTCTGAAGTTGAATGGGAACGCCTTGTCTCTGAAGCGGAACGTGAACCGGGTGCGAACTGGAAACGCTGGGGCCCCTACCTTGCCGAACGACAGTGGGGTACCGTGCGGGAAAGCACCGCCGATGGCGATCCCTGGCTGAATTTCACTCATGAAGAAGCTACCTGGCGAACCTACCGCTGGGGCGAAGACGGCCTGCTCGGCATCTGCGACCGTCAGTGCCGCCTCTGCTTTGGCCTGGCGCTCTGGAACGGGAAAGACCCGATCCTCAAGGAACGCCTCTTTGGTCTGACCGGTCCGGAAGGCAACCACGGCGAAGACGTCAAAGAAGCCTATTACTACCTTGATTCGACCCCGTCGCACTC contains:
- a CDS encoding P-II family nitrogen regulator, encoding MTTTELTKVIVVTETHFEQELLNEFRSLGIKGFTCMNCWGQGHHQVYDEPFIGHSQTRIEIITTEAIAESIVDFCRQPRFETHAIAAYMESVRVRDPNKFIA
- a CDS encoding DUF1501 domain-containing protein, whose amino-acid sequence is MHRRQFMVASGLGFAGMTFGSPTPAVSAPLAQTPPGRKSAKSTILFFLCGGASHMDLWDLKPEAPLEYRGPFQPIQTSAPGVRLSEHLPMLAKQAHHLALVNSVGGTVNTNDHHAGYYYNLTGHVPDQSFVTKGNNRTPQPDDWPYMGSVVASRRPAHPNLPNAVSLPHMPSRAPYTRPGQFAARLGVEHDPMYIHGTREEPLKLRGPALSLEGGITADRLTDRISLLEQLDTARRQFDDFASISAMNQHQERALSLLMSAQSTSAFDVQQESPATLDRYGKTINGMSLLVARRLVEVGVPFVTVFWKGDLNKLGKKCKSAGSWDTHGNNFQCLKEDLLPEFDRAYSALIEDLADRGLIDDTLVLVTSEMGRKPKIGDPRSGGKTGAGRDHWTHCLTDVLAGGGIQGGQTYGASDKRGEFPHEKPVTPADITHTVYHAMGIHDLTAYDKLGRLYFLLEKSKPLTELF
- a CDS encoding sodium-dependent bicarbonate transport family permease, which codes for MLEEFLHNFVHNLFKPLLLFFYMGFMIPILKVPFEFPKAVYQGLTLYLLIAIGWHGGEELASLSLAEFGQALGFMIIGFFANLCIGIFAYFILQRTTKLRQIDSATVAGFYGSDSAGTFVTCLGVITAANIAYAAYMPVMLAVMEIPGCLVALYLVSRLRQKGMDPHGNMPGELNYQSAHSTPVLAGADGEEISIDSEGEPVSQPSSGSSPAQTRTAVAAQTETRRELAAELEVEEEKKPIFSKELLHEVFLNPGLYLLFGGIVIGFLGRLQGKAVTSVDDTLFVNIFHGMLCLFLLEMGITACRRLKDLKTAGWRFIAFGILGPNLFAVIGILLAHAYSMMLGEPFDLGTYALFSVLCAAASYIAVPAVQRLAIPEASPTLPLAASLGLTFTYNVTIGIPVYMLIAQLVMNTFPVG
- a CDS encoding IS5 family transposase (programmed frameshift); protein product: MTRVSRPATGRNITGSRTEPKPQLSDEQWLLIKDLFPEPPANAAGGRPRVAPRECLEGILWVLRTGARWKDLPTFLPSPSTCWRRFKEWTEDGVFLEAWQRLLEHFDRRKLVVWSEAFGDGTFCPAKKGAPDVGKTKRGKGTKLMLLVDGNGLPLALDRSSASPAEVKLIESLLDQRVLPRDPDRLIYDRAADSDPLRTELAERQIELVCPHRKNRVKPATQDGRALRRYRRRWKVERTFSWLFNFRRLVIRYERYSHLFLGFAQLACVFTLLNKL